Proteins from a genomic interval of Polaribacter sejongensis:
- a CDS encoding DUF4294 domain-containing protein codes for MKKLLYIYIVLISAVSFSQIQETDSLPINDDDYVFVKPGDTLVVNLNEFSLLPKHKFSSREDVRYYLWFRRKVFRAYPYAQLASERLDSLNVRLEKIESKRKRRQYTKIIQKYIEGEFTDQIKKMTTTEGRILIKLIHRQTGETAFDNIKELRSGWKAFWYNTTANVFKLSLKTEYHPETENEDFLIEDVLQRAFQEGKLKPQPSKLNFDFTKIIIERKSEINVEEYKLFFSKMRKKGKIRKAKD; via the coding sequence TTGAAAAAACTTCTTTACATATATATAGTACTAATTTCGGCAGTCTCTTTTTCTCAAATACAAGAAACAGATTCCTTGCCTATTAATGACGACGATTATGTTTTTGTAAAACCAGGAGATACATTAGTTGTAAATCTTAATGAGTTTTCATTATTACCAAAACACAAATTCAGTTCAAGAGAAGATGTTCGTTATTATTTGTGGTTCCGTAGAAAAGTATTTAGAGCCTATCCCTATGCACAACTTGCCTCAGAAAGGTTAGATTCTTTAAATGTAAGATTAGAAAAAATCGAATCTAAAAGGAAAAGAAGACAGTACACAAAGATTATTCAAAAATACATAGAAGGCGAGTTTACAGATCAAATTAAAAAGATGACTACCACAGAAGGTCGAATTCTCATTAAGTTAATCCATCGTCAAACAGGTGAAACTGCATTCGATAATATCAAAGAATTAAGAAGTGGTTGGAAAGCATTTTGGTACAATACGACGGCAAACGTTTTTAAACTTTCATTGAAAACAGAATACCATCCAGAAACAGAGAATGAAGATTTTCTAATAGAGGATGTCTTGCAACGTGCATTTCAAGAAGGTAAGCTTAAACCTCAACCGTCAAAACTCAATTTCGATTTTACTAAAATAATTATAGAAAGAAAGTCAGAGATTAATGTAGAAGAATACAAACTGTTTTTTTCTAAAATGCGTAAAAAAGGAAAAATTAGAAAGGCTAAGGATTAA
- a CDS encoding glyceraldehyde-3-phosphate dehydrogenase, which yields MSIILDYEKEVITQAQNRRATVEFITIVNDLWYDKSIELVLFRNTLIDKRASEVLNLINYAKEFVNKPISIQDALGIAKAIQQIDLPSSKLDIGKLAYECYLSPIKGADKVAFVRNKLKGATESENIQPKDVVLYGFGRIGRLLARELMSKMGKGSQLRLRAIVTRGEINREVLEKRASLLSIDSVHGDFLGTVEIDVEHNALIINGTTVHLISANNPEEIDYTKYGIKDALIIDNTGAFRDDVALARHLKAMGASKVLLTAPGKGIPNIVHGVNHKKYNPDLVDIFSAASCTTNAITPILKVLEDNFGIKKGHLETIHAYTNDQNLVDNMHSKNRRGRAAALNMVITETGAGAAVAKAIPVLAGKLTSNAIRVPVPNGSLAILNLQLNTMVSTERVNSIIKKYALEGDLVEQIKYSLDNELVSSDILGSTAPSIFDSKSTITDKETIVIYIWYDNEYGYSHQVMRLAKHIAKVRRYTYY from the coding sequence ATGTCAATAATTTTAGATTACGAAAAAGAGGTAATTACACAAGCTCAAAATAGAAGAGCAACAGTAGAGTTTATCACTATTGTAAATGATTTATGGTATGATAAATCTATTGAACTTGTATTATTTAGAAACACTTTAATAGACAAAAGAGCAAGTGAGGTTTTAAATTTAATAAACTATGCTAAAGAATTTGTAAACAAACCAATTTCTATACAAGATGCCTTAGGTATTGCAAAAGCAATTCAGCAAATAGACTTACCATCTTCTAAATTAGATATTGGTAAACTTGCTTACGAGTGTTATTTAAGTCCTATAAAAGGAGCTGATAAAGTGGCTTTTGTAAGGAACAAATTAAAAGGCGCTACAGAATCAGAGAACATTCAACCTAAAGATGTTGTTTTGTATGGTTTTGGTAGAATAGGTCGCTTATTAGCGAGAGAGCTTATGTCTAAAATGGGAAAAGGCTCACAATTAAGATTAAGAGCTATTGTAACTCGTGGCGAAATAAATAGAGAAGTTTTAGAAAAAAGAGCTTCTTTATTAAGTATAGATTCTGTGCACGGAGATTTTTTAGGAACTGTAGAAATAGACGTAGAGCACAACGCTCTAATTATAAACGGAACAACAGTTCATTTAATTTCTGCAAATAATCCAGAAGAAATCGATTATACCAAATACGGAATTAAAGACGCATTAATTATAGATAATACAGGTGCTTTTAGAGATGATGTTGCTCTGGCAAGACATTTAAAAGCAATGGGGGCAAGCAAAGTTTTGTTAACAGCTCCAGGAAAAGGAATTCCTAATATTGTACATGGTGTAAATCACAAAAAATATAATCCAGATTTGGTAGATATTTTTTCTGCCGCATCTTGTACAACCAATGCAATTACACCAATTTTAAAAGTATTAGAAGACAATTTCGGAATTAAAAAAGGACATTTAGAAACCATTCATGCATACACAAACGACCAAAATTTGGTAGACAATATGCATAGTAAGAATAGAAGAGGAAGAGCTGCGGCTTTAAATATGGTGATTACAGAAACTGGTGCCGGTGCTGCAGTTGCTAAGGCAATTCCTGTATTGGCAGGTAAATTAACATCTAATGCAATTAGAGTTCCAGTTCCTAATGGATCTTTGGCAATTCTTAATTTGCAGTTAAATACAATGGTTTCTACAGAACGTGTAAACTCAATTATAAAAAAATATGCCTTAGAAGGCGATTTGGTAGAACAAATTAAATATTCATTAGACAATGAGTTGGTATCTTCAGATATTCTAGGATCTACAGCACCTTCAATTTTCGATAGTAAATCTACAATTACAGACAAGGAAACTATTGTAATTTATATTTGGTACGACAATGAATACGGATATTCACATCAAGTAATGCGTCTCGCAAAACACATTGCCAAAGTAAGAAGGTATACCTATTATTAA
- the ligA gene encoding NAD-dependent DNA ligase LigA produces the protein MTNQQKIVALRDELNTHNYNYYGLDNASISDYEFDIKLKELEKLEAENPEFFDPNSPTQRVGGTVTKNFNTVVHKNRMYSLSNSYSKEDLLDWEERVQKVLGTTEVEYTCELKFDGASINLTYENGQFVKAVTRGDGFQGDEVTPNIKTIRSIPLSIKEDFVSNFEMRGEIILPIEGFNKMNEERVENGEEEYRNPRNTASGSLKLQDSTEVARRPLDCLLYQVVTEERKYKTHYESLENARKVGFKVPETITLVKSIDEVFDFITNWDTKRHSLPYETDGIVVKVNNLYQQEELGYTAKAPRWAIAYKFKAEQVSTVLKEITYQVGRTGAITPVANLEPVQLAGTTVKRASLHNADQISKLDIRVGDTVFVEKGGEIIPKIIAVDFSKRPQDSEHTIYATNCPVCNTELIRTEGDAKHYCPNEFGCAPQITGRIQHFISRKAMDIDGLGGETVDLLRKEGLVKSYADLYDLTVDQVIPLERMAEKSAQNMIDGIIKSKEIPFEKVLFALGIRFVGETVAKKLAKHFKSIDNLMSADLETLISVDEIGERIAQSIIEFSTNQENIDLINRLKTSGVQLEVSAESLENQTDKLAGQIFVVSGVFYQMSRNELKKAIEDNGGKVSSSISKKTNFIVAGDNMGPSKLTKAESLGIAIISEQDFIDKIS, from the coding sequence ATGACAAATCAACAAAAAATAGTAGCACTTCGTGATGAATTAAATACACATAATTACAATTATTATGGGTTAGATAACGCATCAATTTCAGATTACGAGTTCGATATAAAATTAAAAGAATTAGAAAAGTTAGAAGCAGAAAACCCTGAGTTCTTTGATCCAAATTCTCCAACGCAAAGAGTAGGAGGTACGGTAACAAAAAACTTTAATACGGTTGTTCATAAAAATAGAATGTATTCTTTAAGCAACTCCTATTCTAAAGAAGATTTGTTAGATTGGGAAGAAAGAGTGCAAAAAGTTTTGGGCACAACAGAAGTAGAGTATACCTGTGAACTAAAATTCGACGGAGCTTCCATCAATTTAACCTATGAAAATGGTCAGTTTGTTAAAGCGGTAACACGTGGAGATGGTTTTCAAGGAGATGAAGTAACACCTAACATAAAAACAATTCGTTCTATTCCTTTAAGTATAAAAGAAGACTTCGTCTCTAATTTCGAAATGCGAGGAGAAATCATTTTACCTATTGAAGGTTTTAATAAAATGAATGAAGAGCGTGTAGAAAACGGAGAAGAAGAATATAGAAACCCAAGAAACACCGCAAGCGGAAGCTTAAAATTACAAGACAGTACAGAAGTTGCAAGAAGACCTTTAGATTGTTTATTATATCAAGTAGTAACGGAGGAACGAAAATACAAAACTCATTATGAGAGTTTAGAAAACGCTAGAAAAGTAGGTTTTAAAGTTCCAGAAACCATCACTTTGGTAAAATCGATTGATGAAGTTTTCGATTTTATCACCAATTGGGATACAAAACGACACAGTTTACCTTACGAAACTGACGGAATTGTAGTTAAAGTAAATAATTTATATCAGCAAGAAGAACTAGGGTACACAGCAAAAGCACCAAGATGGGCAATTGCGTATAAGTTTAAAGCCGAACAAGTTTCAACGGTTTTAAAAGAGATTACGTATCAGGTTGGAAGAACCGGCGCAATAACTCCGGTCGCAAATTTAGAACCTGTGCAATTAGCAGGTACAACAGTAAAAAGAGCCTCATTGCACAATGCAGATCAAATTTCAAAATTAGATATTAGAGTAGGAGATACTGTTTTTGTGGAAAAAGGGGGAGAAATTATTCCTAAGATTATTGCTGTAGATTTTTCAAAACGACCACAAGACTCAGAACACACAATTTACGCAACCAATTGTCCGGTGTGTAATACAGAATTGATAAGAACAGAAGGAGATGCAAAGCATTATTGTCCAAACGAGTTTGGATGTGCGCCTCAAATTACAGGAAGAATTCAGCATTTTATTTCTAGAAAAGCCATGGATATCGATGGTTTAGGGGGTGAAACGGTAGATTTATTACGAAAAGAAGGACTTGTTAAAAGTTATGCTGATTTATATGATTTAACCGTAGATCAGGTTATTCCGTTAGAAAGAATGGCAGAGAAATCTGCTCAGAATATGATTGACGGAATTATCAAATCAAAAGAAATTCCGTTCGAAAAAGTATTATTTGCACTCGGAATTCGTTTTGTAGGAGAAACGGTAGCTAAAAAATTAGCAAAACATTTTAAATCAATAGACAATTTAATGTCTGCAGATTTAGAAACGTTAATAAGCGTAGACGAAATAGGCGAGAGAATAGCGCAAAGTATTATTGAATTTTCTACAAATCAAGAAAATATCGATTTAATAAATCGTTTAAAAACATCGGGAGTTCAATTAGAAGTTTCTGCTGAAAGTTTAGAGAATCAAACAGATAAACTAGCAGGACAAATATTTGTAGTATCTGGCGTTTTTTATCAAATGAGTAGAAATGAATTAAAGAAAGCTATTGAAGATAATGGCGGAAAAGTAAGTTCATCAATCTCTAAAAAAACAAATTTTATTGTTGCTGGTGATAATATGGGACCATCAAAATTAACAAAAGCAGAGAGTTTAGGAATTGCAATAATTTCTGAACAAGATTTTATAGATAAAATTAGTTAA